In the Mycoplasma zalophi genome, one interval contains:
- the prfA gene encoding peptide chain release factor 1 yields MEKTMYQSLIAIKSKYEDIQNSLQKPEIYEDIKKYNSLLKQQNSIKDIYKQFSNYLELEMSYTQAKEVLKVEKDHELLELAKIEIDETQEKMTELEEELKILLLPKDENDERDVIMEIRGAAGGDEANIFAGDLFKIYQKYCDSENMKIKVIDSTFGAAGGFSQLVFSVSGEKVFSKLKFERGVHRVQRIPATETQGRVHTSTVTVTVLPAVDDDVEVEIRTQDLKIDTFRSSGAGGQSVNTTDSAVRITHIPTGIIVTSQDERSQIANRQQAMNLLKAKIYQLEVSKREAEESALRKLTGSGDRSEKIRTYNYPQDRVTDHRISFNASLKSVADGKLDLIIDALLSEEKAQKIKMIGEKQANDQ; encoded by the coding sequence ATGGAAAAAACAATGTATCAAAGCTTAATAGCTATTAAATCTAAATATGAAGATATTCAAAACTCATTACAGAAACCAGAAATATATGAGGATATAAAAAAATATAATTCATTGCTAAAACAACAAAATTCAATTAAAGATATTTATAAACAATTTTCAAATTATTTAGAATTAGAAATGAGTTATACTCAAGCAAAAGAAGTTTTAAAAGTTGAAAAAGACCATGAATTGTTAGAATTAGCAAAAATAGAAATTGATGAAACACAAGAAAAAATGACAGAATTAGAAGAAGAATTAAAAATCCTTTTACTTCCAAAAGACGAAAATGATGAACGTGATGTAATCATGGAAATAAGAGGAGCTGCTGGTGGAGATGAAGCTAATATTTTTGCTGGTGATTTATTTAAAATTTATCAAAAATATTGTGATTCTGAAAATATGAAAATAAAAGTAATTGATTCAACTTTTGGAGCTGCTGGTGGGTTTAGTCAATTAGTTTTTAGTGTGAGCGGAGAAAAAGTTTTTTCTAAACTAAAATTTGAACGTGGAGTACACAGAGTACAAAGAATACCCGCTACAGAAACCCAAGGTAGAGTCCATACCTCAACAGTTACAGTAACTGTTTTACCAGCTGTTGATGACGATGTTGAAGTAGAAATTAGAACTCAAGATTTAAAAATCGATACATTTAGATCTTCGGGGGCTGGTGGTCAAAGTGTTAATACCACAGATAGTGCTGTAAGAATCACCCATATTCCAACCGGAATTATTGTAACTTCGCAAGATGAACGTTCACAAATAGCTAACCGTCAACAAGCAATGAATTTATTAAAAGCAAAAATTTATCAATTAGAAGTATCAAAAAGAGAAGCTGAAGAAAGTGCATTGCGAAAATTAACTGGTAGCGGTGATAGAAGTGAAAAAATAAGAACATATAATTATCCACAAGACCGTGTTACTGATCATAGAATTTCATTCAATGCTTCTTTAAAAAGTGTTGCCGATGGTAAATTAGATTTAATTATCGATGCTTTATTAAGTGAAGAAAAAGCTCAAAAAATTAAAATGATTGGTGAAAAGCAAGCAAATGATCAATAA